AAAGGAAAGGACCAGGCCTATGCAGCGGGGCTCCGTCTGAAAGCTGCCGGATACACTATCGATGCTATCCACACCTCGCTTTTAAGCCGGGCCATTCAAACCAGTAATGTCGTCCTGGAGGCTATGGATCAACTTTACCTGCCCTTACATAAATCTTGGCGGTTAAATGGCCGCCATTATGGGGCTTTAGAGGGGATGAATAAAGATTTGGCCCGGGAAAAGTTTGGTAAAGACCAAGTCCACGCCTGGCGTCGCTCCTATGACGTCCGCCCTCCCCGCACCAAAGATAGTCAACTGAGCGACCGCTATCCCTTCCTAGATAGCTCTAGCCTACCGCAAAGTGAAAGTTTAAAGGATACCCAAGTCCGCTTACTGCCCTACTTAGAAGACCAGGTCATCCCCCAACTTAAGCAAGGAAAGAATGTTCTCATCGTCTCCCACGGTAACCTCCTTAGGGCCTTAACAATGGTGATCGAAGACCTGGCACCCCAACAAGCCAGCCAGATTGAAATTGCCAATGCCCTCCCCATTGTCTACCATTTCGACCAGGACCTCCATCTCCAAAGTAAGGAGATCTTATCTTAATCACCATCTAAGCTTCACTTGGTGAATATAATCACTTTCTTTTAAAAGCTATTGCCCTCTGCGCTTTTCTCAAGTAAAATAAGAATAAAGTGAGATATTATGGTCTAGGCCACAGTGTTTTGCAAGAATTATTTAGGAGGAAAAAAATGAAATTAGTATTCATTCGTCACGGTGAAAGTGAATTAAACTTAGCCAATGTCTTTACCGGTTGGTTAGATCCAAAATTAAGTGAAAATGGTCGTAAAGAAGCGGCTAAAGCGGGTCAAGATTTAAAAGAAACGGGTATTGAATTTGATTCTGTACATACTTCCGTACTAACCCGTGCTATCCAAACCTGTAACATTGTTTTAGAAGAAATGGACCGCCTCTACTTACCAGTAGAAAAAAATTGGCGTTTAAATGAACGTCACTATGGTGGTTTACAAGGTTTAAATAAAGCTGAAACCGCTGAAAAATATGGTGATGAACAAGTTCATATCTGGCGTCGTTCCTACGATGTACGTCCTCCACAAGCTAGCGGTGAACAAGCCTTTGACCATCGTTATGACCACTTAGACACCCGCCACATGCTTGCTGGTGAATGTCTAAAGGATACTCTTGACCGTACCCTTCCTTACTGGGAAGACCACATTGCTCCAGAATTAAAAGACGGCAAAAATGTTTTAGTTGTGGCTCACGGTAACAGTTTACGTTCCCTAACCAAACACATTGAAAACATTTCTGACGATGACATCATGGGCGTTGAAATCGCAACTGGCGAACCAATCGTTTATGACATCGACGAAAACCTCAATGTCGTTAACAAAACAGTTTTACATAAATAGAGTGTGACAAAGGGCATAAAAAGTCCTGAACCACTGGAGCAAATCATTCACAGCAGCTGAAGGCTGCTGTGAATGATTTGTGAAGTGGACGTCAGGGCTGCCCTTTGGAGCACATTTTTAAATAAATCAAAGCAGCTCCTACCTTTATCGGGATAGGAGCTGCTTTTTTCATGTTTTCAAAGATTGATTCAATAGAAATTTGGAACTAGATCATACAGGATTCACATTCGGAGTCGTTATTGCATGATGGACGGTCTGGAGACGTTGGACCTGCAGAGAGCAGTTCATCACTTTCTAAATGTTCACTGCCGGCTAAAACATCTTGACGGACGCGTACATAGTAAATGGTGGAACAGCCCTTGCTATAGGCATAGATATAGGCCCGGTTCAAATCACGCGTGGTCGCTTCCGAAGACATGAAGAGGGTTAAGGAGATGGCTTGGTCCACATGCTTTTGGGCGGCGGCCACAATATCGATGATGGCTTGGGGACCGACTTCATAGGCTCCTCGTTGATAATAAGCATAGTTGTCATTATCAATTTGATAAGCAGGAACATAAACCCGACCTAATTTGCCTTCTTTGCGGGTTTCAACTGGTGAAACTACTGGTTGCAAGCTCGGTGTGCAGGAAGACAGGTAGGAAATCGACCCCGTTGGAGCGACTGCTAGCAGGTGCGCATTAGCGATACCGTCTTCTTGAATAGCCTTAGCGAGGGCTTGCCAGTCTTCTTGACTTGGCAAGTGCAGGCCGTAATCTTGAAGTAATTGACGGACTCTTTCAGTCTTAGGTTGAACCTTTGCTTGGGTATATTTCTTAAAGTAAGACCCATCTGCATATTCCGATTCGGCAAAGCCTGCAAAAGGTCCATGTTGTTTCACTAAGTCGTGTGAGGCTTTGAAAGCATGGTAGGCTAGTGCGTAGAAGAACATGTCGGTAAAGTCGACTGCTTCTTCTGAATCATAGTAAATATGGTTGGTGGCTAAGAAACCATGTAAGTTCATAGCCCCTAAACCAACAGCATGGTTGGCTTGGTTACCCTTCTTAATGGATGGCGCAGACTCTAGGTCAGACTTTCTCGAAATCCGGTCTAGGGCTTGAATGGCATGGTTGACTAAGTTGCCGAAGTCTGGGGCTTGATCCATGGCCTTGGCGATATTGAGCGAACCCAGGTTACAACAAATGTCTTCCCCGATAGTGCGGAAAGAAAGGTCTTCATTATAGCTGGAAGGAGTAGATACTTGGGTAATTTCCGAACATAAGTTGGACATCACGATACGTCCTTTTTTCTTATGGGGATTGCGGCGATTTACCGTATCTTCAAACATCAAATAAGGATAACCTGATTCAAAGTGCAGTTCCGCTATGACTTGGAAAAGTTTTCTCGCCGAAATGAAGTCCTTATGAATGGCTGGATTAGCCAATAACTCGTCATATTTTTCAGTAATAGAAATATCTGACATGGCCTTGCCGTAGACTTTTTTAATGTCGTAAGGTGAAAAGAGGGCCATGTCCTTATTTTCCTTAGCTAATTGGAAGGTAATATCCGGGATCACGACACCTAAGGACAGGGATTTAATCCGAATTTTTTCATCGGCATTTTCACGTTTAGTGTCTAAGAATTTGAGGATATCAGGATGGTGGGCATGGAGGTAGACCGCCCCTGCTCCTTGCCGTTGACCGAGTTGATTAGCATAGGAAAATGAATCTTCTAAGAGCTTCATCACGGGCACCACCCCAGAAGCCTGGTTGGCCATGCCTTTAATCGGAGCAGTGGTCTCTCTTAAGTTAGTCAAGCAGAGCGCCACGCCCCCGCCTCTTTTGGACAATTGTAGACTGGTTGCGATACTTCTGGCGATAGATTCCATATTGTCCTCTACCCTTAAGAGATAGCAAGAAATATATTCGCCCCGTCTTTTCTTAGCCGCATTGAGGAAGGTTGGTGTCGCCGGTTGAAAGCGATTAGACAAGATATCAGCTGCCAAATCTTTGGCTAAGTCTTGGTCACCATTAGCCAAGAAGAGCGCATTAGCAATCACCCGGTCTTCATAAGTTTCTAGATAATAAGCCTTATCATCAGTTCTTAGCGCGTAAGCGGCATAGAACTTCATGGCCCCAATTAAATTGGGAAAGGCAAAATCTTGATCTTCTGCCCATTGGTAGAGTTCATGGATAAAGTCTTTAGAATATTGGTCAAAGACTTCCTTTTCATAGTAATTATTTTCAAAAAGATAGTCCAACTTACTATCCAGGTTAGCAAAAGTCTTGGTCTTGGCTTGGATATAGTCTCTCATATAGACAGCTACGGCTTCTTTATCGGCTTGAAAATTATAGTGACCTGCTTGGTCTTTAAAACGGGTTAAAGCATTGAGTGACAGGTAGTTTTCCTCTTGCTTGAATGTCATTAAGACATACTCCTTTCAATATTCGCCTCTAGGGCTTGGCTTGCACTTGCTTATTGGTCAGCGTTAAAAGTTTCAGTAATGATGCGGTTAACTTCTTCGACATCTTCTTTAGTCCCAATCAATTCAAATTGATATAGGAGCGGGACCTTCAATTTATAAGAAATCACCGGCCCGGCAATGGCAAAGGAATCACCAAAGTTGGTATTGCCAGAGGAAATCACCCCGAGGCAGTGTTTGCGATTATCTGGATCGTTCAAGAAATGAATAACCTGCTTAGGCACAGCGCCATGAGCATCAACCTGACCGGCATCTGTGACTTTCCCGCCTGAATAAGTAGGTACGATTAAAACATAATCTTGGTCTACCTTAATTCGTTCTTCCTCATCCATAGGAATACGGATGGATTCTGCGTCTAATTTTTGGACGAAACGGTGGGTGTTATTTGATTGCGTTGAGAAATATACAATTAATTCTTTCATTAGAAATCCCAGTCCTCATCTAGTGTTTCTTCACTTGTTCCAATAATATAAGATGACCCACTTCCTGAGAAGAAGTCATGATTTTCGTCGGCACGGGCGGATAATTGCGCAAAGACTTCTGGGGCAATCCGCGTTTCTTCCTTGGTAAATGGTGACTCATAGCCTAAGTTTTGTAAGAATTTACCAGCATTGTATAAGGAGAAGCGAATGGCTTCATCAGCTAAACCAAAGCCGTCATAGAGTTGACGTAGATAAGTTTTTTCTAAGCCAATCATCTTATCTAATAGGTCGAAAACAAATTGTTTCATTTCGGCTTGTTTTTCTGGGCTCAATTTAGCAACCTTTAATTGATACTTATAACCACTATAGAAATTATGAATCACCTTATCCCGTAAAATCAGGCGAATGATATCTGAGGTGTTCGGCAATTTGCCCCGGGCTGCTAGATAGAATGGCAAATAGAAGCCCCCATAAAGTAAGAAACCTGGCATTAAGGCAGCAGCGATTTTAGATTTAAGGGGATCATCAGCGGTATAGAAAGGAATCAGAGCCTTGGGACGGGCTTGGAGCGCTTCATTATCCACCACCCATTCGTGGGCTTCTTCAATTTGCTCACTGGTACATAAGGTAGAGAAAATGGTCCCATAAGAACGGGCGTGAACACCCACCATGAAGGCAAAATTGGCATAAATCACTTGTTCTTGTTCAGTGAGGGAATTCTTAATCTGAGCTACATCCCCGATCGAGGCTTGGACAGTATCTAATAGGGTTAGGCCTGTAAAGGTGCGGGTAATTAATTGTTGCCAATCATCATCGAGCTCATTCCATGACGGAAGGTCATTAGAAACGGGTATATTTTCAGGCAACCAAAAGTTTTGGGTGACCCGGTTCCAAACTTCTAAATCTTTTTCATCGACTATTTTGTTCCAATTGATAGCTCTCATATTTTGGCTTTGGTCAAAATAGGCATATTCTACCGGCGACACGGACCGGTCATAATAATTTTTTGTCATGATTTCTATCCCACTTTTCAGTTAAAATTTTCCCAGGACGACATGCATGCGATCTGGCATAGAATAAATTAGCACAAGATATAGTGGTTAACAAGTCGCTATCCACATTATATTGTGTATGTAAAAATGCAAAGGCACATGAAGAGAATTTTACTGGAAGCCAGGCCTATTTTGATAAGCTTTTTCAGGTGAGATCATTTTGTCAAGGGGGTAAATTATTTTCATGAAAAATTCGATTTCCAATACAATTTTTGTATAGGCCCTTAGTTAAAAGCGATCAAAGGCCAAGCAATTGCTTCTTTATCTTTTAAACATTAGTTGCAAAAAAAGCTAGACCTATAAAAACGATAAGCCTAGCTAAAAAAAGAGTGTAAGGATCATCCACGTCACTAACTTTTATTCGATTAAAAAGAGACTAAAAGCTTTCGCCCTAGCCTCTTTAATTCACTATGATTAATAAACTTTTTTCCCATTGAGATAAGTGGCTTGTAATTGCCCTTGGTCATTGAGAACGATGAAGTCCGCGTCTAGCCCTGCTTTGATTTGACCACATTGGTCTTCAATCCCGACTGACTTGGCAGGATTATAGGAAGCCATTTGGACGGCTTCTTCTAAGGAAACCAAGTTCCAGGCCACCAAATTTTCCACGGCCTTAGCTAGGGTAAGGATAGAACCTGCTAAGTTACCACCGTTAACTAAGCGAGCGGCCCCGTCTTTAACAATAACCGGAAGTTCACCTAACATAGAGGGGCCTTCTGGCATACCGCCTGCCCGCATACAGTCTGTAATTAGAACCACTTCACCCTTTTTCCGAGCCTTTAAAACGACATTAATAGCCCCAGGTTTGACGTGGAAACCGTCACAGATTAATTCGGTATATAAGTTATCTAGAGTCAGTGCTGCTCCTACTAAACCGGGTTCACGATGGTGGAGCCCACTCATGCCATTATAGGTATGGTTAATTAAGTGGGCACCGGCTTCAACAGCTGCTTGGGCTTGATCGTAAGTCGCATTGGAGTGTCCGAGAGAAATATGAACTCCTAAGGCCTCAGCTTGGGGGATGAAGTCTACAACGCCTTCCCTTTCTGGCGCCAAGGCTAATTTATTAAGGAGTCCCTCAGAAGCCTCTAACCAGGTTTTAACTTTTTCGATATCAGGGTCGGACATATAGTTCTCATTTTGGGCGCCCTTATGTTCTTCGGTGAAGAAGGGGCCTTCAAAGAATATCCCGCGAATTTTAGCCCCGGAGACTTGGTCTTTACTTTGAGCGACGACTTGGCAGGCTGTGGTTAAGTTCTCACTGGTATCAGTTAAGGTGGTTGGTAGCCAAGAGGTCACCCCACAGGACAAGAGCCCCTTAGAAATCGCCTCAATGCCTTCTGGGTCTTTGTCCATAACATCGTAACCGTGGAAGCCATGGATATGGGTATCCACTAAACCAGGAGCTAGGATATTATCACTATAATCAATCACTTCTGCCTGATTGGGAACCGCCTTAACCACCTGACCAAAAGTCCCATCATCATTAACTATTAAATAGGCCTCCTCTTCCTTGTGGTCAGCTAATAAGATGGCCTTTGCCTTGATATATTTCATCACTAACACCCTTTCAATATTCTTTTCCTTTGAAATGGAAACCTAATTCTTCACACCAATCCCCAAGAAGTGAGCTACTTATGCAAGCGGATAATCTCGTCTCCAGGACCCACTTTCCCACTAGCCACCGTTTCAATTTGGTCATAGTCACTCGTATTGGTTACCACAAGAATTACCGAGGCATCATAGCCAGCAGATTCAATGGCTTGGCGGTCAAAAGTGATCAGATGGTCACCAATACTTACTTTATCGCCTTGTTTGACTTTTGGAGTAAAGCCTTGACCCTTCAATTCCACGGTATCTAAACCAATATGAATGAGCACTTCCATGCCCTCCTCACTGGTTAAACCAATAGCATGGCCCGTTTCAAATAGGCTGGTTACAACCCCATTGACGGGAGAAATTACTTGGTCGCTTTCAGGGCGAATGGCTAATCCTTGCCCCATCGTTCCTTGGCTAAAGACTGGGTCATTCACTTCACTTAAATTATAAAGGGTGCCTGCCACTGGTGTAAAGAGACTCATGGCTTCAGTTGCTTGAGAAAAATTGGAATCAGCTAAAATTTCATTGATTTCAGCACTATAAATATTCGACTTACCCCCGTAAATGGCTTGGATACCGTTCTTGACATCGAGGACACCAGTAGCTCCTAAGCTTTTGAGGGTGTCTTTATTGACTTTGGCATTTTCTTTGACCGACACCCGTAAGCGGGTAGCACATGCGGTCACATGGTCAATATTTTCCGGCCCACCTAAGCCCTCAATAATGGTCAGGGCCTTGTCATGAAGAGAGCCTGATGAATGGCTGGAAGAAGTTTGTTTACTCTTCGCTTGGTCATCCGTCATTTCCATCCCAGGAATCGTCACATGGAACTTCTTAATACAGAATCTAAAGACGATATAGTAGAGAATCGCCCAGATAATCCCTACTGGAATCACCCGAATCCAGTTGGTTTGACTATTGCCTTGGAAGGGACCAAAGAGCAGAAAGTCAATCAGTCCTCCTGAGAAAGTATTACCAATCCGAATTTGGAGGATATCAGCAATATAGAAGGACACCCCATCAAGGAAGGCGTGGATCACATATAACCAGGGAGCCGCAAAGAGAAAAGAAAACTCAATCGGTTCAGTAATCCCGGTTAAGAAAGAAGTTAGCCCACTCGAGAAATAAAAACCTGCATTGGCTGGTCGATTTTCCTTAGGGATAGAATGATACATAGCGAGGGTTGCTGCTGGTAAACCGAACATCATGGTCGCGA
This genomic stretch from Aerococcus mictus harbors:
- a CDS encoding 2,3-bisphosphoglycerate-dependent phosphoglycerate mutase yields the protein MLILLRHGQSSSNLNNLFTGWYDAKLTQKGKDQAYAAGLRLKAAGYTIDAIHTSLLSRAIQTSNVVLEAMDQLYLPLHKSWRLNGRHYGALEGMNKDLAREKFGKDQVHAWRRSYDVRPPRTKDSQLSDRYPFLDSSSLPQSESLKDTQVRLLPYLEDQVIPQLKQGKNVLIVSHGNLLRALTMVIEDLAPQQASQIEIANALPIVYHFDQDLHLQSKEILS
- the gpmA gene encoding 2,3-diphosphoglycerate-dependent phosphoglycerate mutase; translated protein: MKLVFIRHGESELNLANVFTGWLDPKLSENGRKEAAKAGQDLKETGIEFDSVHTSVLTRAIQTCNIVLEEMDRLYLPVEKNWRLNERHYGGLQGLNKAETAEKYGDEQVHIWRRSYDVRPPQASGEQAFDHRYDHLDTRHMLAGECLKDTLDRTLPYWEDHIAPELKDGKNVLVVAHGNSLRSLTKHIENISDDDIMGVEIATGEPIVYDIDENLNVVNKTVLHK
- the nrdE gene encoding class 1b ribonucleoside-diphosphate reductase subunit alpha; the encoded protein is MTFKQEENYLSLNALTRFKDQAGHYNFQADKEAVAVYMRDYIQAKTKTFANLDSKLDYLFENNYYEKEVFDQYSKDFIHELYQWAEDQDFAFPNLIGAMKFYAAYALRTDDKAYYLETYEDRVIANALFLANGDQDLAKDLAADILSNRFQPATPTFLNAAKKRRGEYISCYLLRVEDNMESIARSIATSLQLSKRGGGVALCLTNLRETTAPIKGMANQASGVVPVMKLLEDSFSYANQLGQRQGAGAVYLHAHHPDILKFLDTKRENADEKIRIKSLSLGVVIPDITFQLAKENKDMALFSPYDIKKVYGKAMSDISITEKYDELLANPAIHKDFISARKLFQVIAELHFESGYPYLMFEDTVNRRNPHKKKGRIVMSNLCSEITQVSTPSSYNEDLSFRTIGEDICCNLGSLNIAKAMDQAPDFGNLVNHAIQALDRISRKSDLESAPSIKKGNQANHAVGLGAMNLHGFLATNHIYYDSEEAVDFTDMFFYALAYHAFKASHDLVKQHGPFAGFAESEYADGSYFKKYTQAKVQPKTERVRQLLQDYGLHLPSQEDWQALAKAIQEDGIANAHLLAVAPTGSISYLSSCTPSLQPVVSPVETRKEGKLGRVYVPAYQIDNDNYAYYQRGAYEVGPQAIIDIVAAAQKHVDQAISLTLFMSSEATTRDLNRAYIYAYSKGCSTIYYVRVRQDVLAGSEHLESDELLSAGPTSPDRPSCNNDSECESCMI
- the nrdI gene encoding class Ib ribonucleoside-diphosphate reductase assembly flavoprotein NrdI; this encodes MKELIVYFSTQSNNTHRFVQKLDAESIRIPMDEEERIKVDQDYVLIVPTYSGGKVTDAGQVDAHGAVPKQVIHFLNDPDNRKHCLGVISSGNTNFGDSFAIAGPVISYKLKVPLLYQFELIGTKEDVEEVNRIITETFNADQ
- the nrdF gene encoding class 1b ribonucleoside-diphosphate reductase subunit beta; translated protein: MTKNYYDRSVSPVEYAYFDQSQNMRAINWNKIVDEKDLEVWNRVTQNFWLPENIPVSNDLPSWNELDDDWQQLITRTFTGLTLLDTVQASIGDVAQIKNSLTEQEQVIYANFAFMVGVHARSYGTIFSTLCTSEQIEEAHEWVVDNEALQARPKALIPFYTADDPLKSKIAAALMPGFLLYGGFYLPFYLAARGKLPNTSDIIRLILRDKVIHNFYSGYKYQLKVAKLSPEKQAEMKQFVFDLLDKMIGLEKTYLRQLYDGFGLADEAIRFSLYNAGKFLQNLGYESPFTKEETRIAPEVFAQLSARADENHDFFSGSGSSYIIGTSEETLDEDWDF
- the nagA gene encoding N-acetylglucosamine-6-phosphate deacetylase, with translation MMKYIKAKAILLADHKEEEAYLIVNDDGTFGQVVKAVPNQAEVIDYSDNILAPGLVDTHIHGFHGYDVMDKDPEGIEAISKGLLSCGVTSWLPTTLTDTSENLTTACQVVAQSKDQVSGAKIRGIFFEGPFFTEEHKGAQNENYMSDPDIEKVKTWLEASEGLLNKLALAPEREGVVDFIPQAEALGVHISLGHSNATYDQAQAAVEAGAHLINHTYNGMSGLHHREPGLVGAALTLDNLYTELICDGFHVKPGAINVVLKARKKGEVVLITDCMRAGGMPEGPSMLGELPVIVKDGAARLVNGGNLAGSILTLAKAVENLVAWNLVSLEEAVQMASYNPAKSVGIEDQCGQIKAGLDADFIVLNDQGQLQATYLNGKKVY
- a CDS encoding PTS transporter subunit IIABC; the encoded protein is MFEKFSKLGQAFMLPIAILPVAGLLLGLGSALSNDAALAQFPFLANDFIQAVFTVMTMAGNAVFANLPLIFSIGIAVGLSEADHGTAGLSAGVAFLVYTATISAWLQLFSEPDATIDTGVLGALLIGLTVTYLHNRYRKIELPQFLGFFGGNRFIPIVSAIAAIFLGSIIYVIWPPIQEAMVGLGEQIAAMGSIGSFFYGFFLRLTGAVGLHHTIYPLFWYTSLGGVETVAGQTIEGAQNIYFAQLADPNFTGLYTYGTRFFAGRFATMMFGLPAATLAMYHSIPKENRPANAGFYFSSGLTSFLTGITEPIEFSFLFAAPWLYVIHAFLDGVSFYIADILQIRIGNTFSGGLIDFLLFGPFQGNSQTNWIRVIPVGIIWAILYYIVFRFCIKKFHVTIPGMEMTDDQAKSKQTSSSHSSGSLHDKALTIIEGLGGPENIDHVTACATRLRVSVKENAKVNKDTLKSLGATGVLDVKNGIQAIYGGKSNIYSAEINEILADSNFSQATEAMSLFTPVAGTLYNLSEVNDPVFSQGTMGQGLAIRPESDQVISPVNGVVTSLFETGHAIGLTSEEGMEVLIHIGLDTVELKGQGFTPKVKQGDKVSIGDHLITFDRQAIESAGYDASVILVVTNTSDYDQIETVASGKVGPGDEIIRLHK